The DNA region AATGGGCGCCCACGACATGCTGAGCCACGCCGGCGCCGGCGCGCTGGTGCTCGTACTGGCGTTCGGCATGTTCGCGATGGGCTGGGTCGGGGGCGGCGACGCCAAGGTTGCGGCCGCCGCGGCGCTCTGGTTCGGCTTTGCGCACCTGCTCGACTTTCTGGTCGTGGCCTCGCTGTTCGGCGGCGCGCTGACCGTGCTGCTGCTGCAGCTCCGGCAGTGGCCGCTGCCCTCCCGGCTGCTGTCCCAGGCCTGGCTTGCCCGCCTGCACGACAAGCAGACCGGGATTCCCTACGGCATCGCGCTCGCGCTCGGCGCCTTGCTGGTCTATCCGGATACGCGCTGGATCCAGACCATCGATCTGGCGCAGCTCGCCTTGCGCTGACGGCACGCGGGTAACCGCCCGTTAAGGCGATTTAGATACGCCTCATTAACCATGCTTTGACGAATAGCTGGTCAACTCCCGTCACGGCGGCGGCAGCGTCGCGGCGTCATGTGGAAAGTGAAGCGTAATGAATACGGCCCGCATTATGGTCCTGGCAATCGCAGGCTGCGCCGGCCTTGCCGCGCTCTATCTGGCGAGCGGCAGCGACACGCCGGCGCCGCCTCCCCCGGTCGCGCAGC from Bradyrhizobium genosp. L includes:
- a CDS encoding A24 family peptidase, yielding MILDIARMVLFPALMAFAAASDLLTMTIPNRVSLALVAGFLVMAPLTGMGAHDMLSHAGAGALVLVLAFGMFAMGWVGGGDAKVAAAAALWFGFAHLLDFLVVASLFGGALTVLLLQLRQWPLPSRLLSQAWLARLHDKQTGIPYGIALALGALLVYPDTRWIQTIDLAQLALR